Proteins from a single region of Hermetia illucens chromosome 3, iHerIll2.2.curated.20191125, whole genome shotgun sequence:
- the LOC119650726 gene encoding uncharacterized protein LOC119650726 — MIKLTIICLSFACALGAEPLLCMRYCGNEDPNLTCATNGDSYLVFKNGCELKNKECTSGETWTTISLTRCLKTVISVKGPIVEIPEKPVIEIPEKPVLSQRAECAKACYLLYMPVCGYDGNEYRTFDNDCFMSVTNCTRDASTSFLAVGPEKCNSQPVTSN, encoded by the exons ATGATCAAGCTCACGATAATTTGTCTTTCTTTCG CATGCGCATTAGGGGCTGAACCATTGCTTTGCATGCGTTATTGCGGAAACGAAGATCCAAACTTAACTTGCGCAACGAATGGTGATAGTTACTTGGTTTTCAAGAACGGATGCGAGCTCAAAAATAAGGAATGCACTAGTGGAGAAA CTTGGACTACAATTTCCTTAACTAGATGCTTGAAGACTGTTATCTCGGTCAAGGGTCCGATAGTTGAAATCCCGGAGAAGCCTGTTATTGAAATTCCGGAAAAACCAGTTTTGTCGCAGAGAGCAGAATGTGCAAAGGCGTGCTATCTGTTATATATGCCAGTTTGCGGATATGATGGAAATGAATACAGAACGTTCGATAATGATTGCTTCATGTCTGTCACAAATTGCACTAGGGATGCAAGTACAA GTTTCCTTGCTGTTGGGCCCGAAAAATGCAACAGCCAACCTGTCACGTCTAATTGA